From a region of the Pongo pygmaeus isolate AG05252 chromosome 5, NHGRI_mPonPyg2-v2.0_pri, whole genome shotgun sequence genome:
- the LOC129039227 gene encoding cTAGE family member 2-like has translation MRPDSHPYGFPWELVIHAAVVGFFAVPFFLWRSFRSVRSRLYVRREKKLAVALSGLIEEKCKLLEKFSLVQKEYEDYEVESSLEDACFKKAAAEAQSLQATCEKLNRSNSELEHEILCLEKELKEEKSKHSERDELTADISKRIQSLEDESKSLKSQIAEAKMTFKTFQMNRGRLKIAIKDALNENSQLQENQKQLLQEAEVWKEEVSELNKQKRTFEDSKVHAEQVLNDKENHIKTLTEHLLKMKDRAARLGEDITDDDNLELEVNSESEDGAHLDDPSKGASKKLIHAAKLNASLKTLEGERNQIYIQLSEVDKTKEELTEHIKNLQTEQASLQSENTHFESENQKLQQKLKVMTELYKENEMKLYRKLTVEENYRLEKEEKLSKVDEMISHATKELETCRQRAKDLEEFERTIHFYQRKIISHEKKAHHNWLAAWAAERNLDDLRKENAHNRQKLAETEYKIKLLKKDPYALDVPNMAFGREHSPYGPSPLGRPSPETRAFLYPPTLLKGPLRFSPLPPGEEGRGSKGPGNPLDRHITNERGESSRERLTDPHRAPSDTGSLSPPWEHHRMMFPPPGQSYPDSALPPQRQDRFYSNSARLSGPAELRSFNMPSLDKMDGSMPSEMESSRNDTKDDLGNLNVPDSSLPTEKEAAGPGFVPPPLAPIRGPLFPVDTRGPFMRRGPPFPPPPPGTMFGASRDYFPPRYFPGPRHAPFAMRNIYPPRGFPPYPPPRPGFFPHPHILKVEVSPFRAESAFK, from the coding sequence ATGAGACCGGATTCTCACCCTTACGGTTTTCCATGGGAACTGGTGATACATGCAGCTGTTGTTGGATTTTTTGCTGTTCCCTTTTTTTTGTGGAGAAGTTTTAGATCGGTTAGGAGTCGGCTTTatgtgagaagagagaaaaaacttGCTGTAGCGCTTTCTGGACtaattgaagaaaaatgtaaactacTTGAAAAATTTAGCCTCGTTCAAAAAGAGTATGAAGACTATGAGGTAGAGTCATCGTTAGAGGATGCCTGCTTTAAGAAGGCGGCAGCAGAAGCACAAAGTTTGCAGGCAACCTGTGAAAAGCTGAACAGGTCAAATTCTGAGCTTGAGCATGAAATACTCTGTCTAGAAAAAgagttaaaagaagagaaatctaaacatTCTGAACGAGATGAACTGACAGCGGATATTTCCAAAAGGATACAGTCACTGGAAGATGAGTCAAAATCCCTCAAATCACAAATAGCTGAAGCCAAAATGACCTTCAAGACATTTCAAATGAACAGAGGACGACTGAAGATAGCAATAAAAGATGCTTTGAATGAAAATTCTCAACTTCAGGAAAACCAGAAACAGCTTTTGCAAGAAGCTGAAGTATGGAAAGAAGAAGTGAGTGAActtaataaacagaaaagaacattTGAAGACTCCAAAGTACACGCAGAACAAGTtctaaatgataaagaaaatcacATCAAGACTCTGACTGAACACTTGCTAAAGATGAAAGATCGGGCTGCGAGGCTTGGAGAAGACATAACGGATGATGATAACTTAGAATTAGAAGTGAACAGTGAATCGGAAGATGGTGCTCACTTAGATGATCCTTCAAAAGGAGCTTCGAAGAAGCTGATTCATGCTGCTAAGTTAAATGCTTCTTTAAAAACcttagaaggagaaagaaaccaAATTTATATTCAGTTATCTGAAGTTGATAAAACAAAGGAAGAGCTTACAGAGCATATTAAAAATCTTCAGACTGAACAAGCATCTTTGCAGTCAGAAAACACACATTTTGAAAGTGAGAATCAGAAGCTTCAACAGAAACTTAAAGTAATGACtgaattatataaagaaaatgaaatgaaactctACAGGAAATTAACAGTAGAGGAAAATTACCGgttagagaaagaagagaaactttCTAAAGTAGACGAAATGATCAGCCATGCCACTAAAGAGCTGGAGACCTGCAGACAGCGAGCCAAAGATCTTGAAGAATTTGAGAGAACTATTCATTTTTATCAAAGGAAGATTATTTCCCATGAGAAAAAAGCACATCATAACTGGTTGGCAGCTTGGGCTGCTGAAAGAAACCTCGAcgatttaaggaaagaaaatgctcacaaccgacaaaaattagctgaaacagagtataaaataaaacttctaaaaaaagATCCTTATGCACTTGATGTTCCAAATATGGCATTTGGCAGAGAGCATTCCCCATATGGTCCCTCACCACTGGGTCGGCCTTCACCTGAAACAAGAGCTTTTCTCTATCCTCCAACTCTGTTGAAGGGTCCACTCAGATTCTCACCTTTGCCTccaggggaagaaggaagaggctcAAAAGGCCCAGGGAATCCTCTGGACCGTCATATTACCAATGAAAGAGGAGAATCAAGCCGTGAGAGGTTAACCGATCCTCACAGGGCTCCTTCTGACACTGGGTCCCTGTCACCTCCGTGGGAACACCATAGGATGATGTTTCCTCCACCAGGACAATCATATCCTGATTCAGCTCTTCCTCCACAAAGGCAAGACAGATTTTATTCTAACTCTGCTAGACTCTCTGGACCAGCAGAACTCAGAAGTTTTAATATGCCTTCTTTGGATAAAATGGATGGGTCAATGCCTTCAGAAATGGAATCCAGTAGAAATGACACCAAAGATGATCTTGGTAATTTAAATGTGCCTGATTCATCTCTCCCCACTGAAAAAGAAGCAGCTGGCCCCGGCTTTGTTCCTCCACCTCTTGCTCCAATCAGAGGTCCATTGTTTCCAGTGGATACAAGGGGCCCGTTCATGAGAAGAGGACCTCCTTtccccccacctcctccaggaaccATGTTTGGAGCCTCTCGAGATTATTTTCCACCAAGGTATTTCCCAGGTCCACGACATGCTCCGTTTGCAATGAGAAATATCTATCCACCGAGGGGTTTTCCTCCTTACCCTCCCCCAAGACCTGGttttttcccccacccccacattcTGAAGGTTGAAGTGAGTCCCTTCAGGGCTGAGTCCGCCTTCAAATGA
- the DACT2 gene encoding dapper homolog 2 isoform X4, whose protein sequence is MSDGGSCSLSTSCASVCSDHISPSLGSLLPVALAHKARPGMGDWRPRSVDETTVPAWRPQATEEGARPPGSVEDAGQPWGTFWPRPVSTGDLDRALPADTGLQKANTDAELLGLLCQGVDIPLHVPDPKYRQDLVSQGGREVYPYPSPLHAVALQSPLFVLTKETPQRGGPSSPRESPLGPAGLNTIQTGTVLKASPARARAYIDRLLHLWGRETPAKGSGGEQGPLRHAASPSPQRQGGWSTDGGGRLLVFASGREDEGGPAQSRGAGRGGPQQQGSMPLEGPQHPGSLPEEGSKLSNSCILRETMARPSPSLKAQQTPPAQDYGRGNILSPSRMLDKSPSPASGHFAHPSFAVSLKMGPPKSKAEKIKRRPTDKMLRFARQLPLLLDRPEGAHAAPQPSLEGDPAHWPPGRGGLPRRPTLAWEVPGRSCSESTLYPMPVLVPLAVAPQESHRTSAQALFPFEASLLTSVARRKHRRWQSTVEISARARLASCPESNLGPPRPMARRAGGPLARGRPSLVRQDAYTRSDSEPSKHSAECDPRFPSVIPETSEGESSDHTTNRFGDHESSSSDEEGGAQSRDCGLAPGYVAAGHAELAWTQEVPVSSGPLLSPVPKLCRIKASKALKKKIRRFQPTALKVMTMV, encoded by the exons ATGAGCGACGGTGGATCCTGCTCCCTGTCCACGTCCTGTGCCTCTGTCTGCAGTGACCACATCTCTCCCTCGCTGGGCAGTTTGTTGCCTGTGGCCCTGGCCCACAAAGCCAGGCCCGGCATGGGGGACTGGAGGCCCCGGTCGGTTGATGAGACTACTGTGCCAGCGTGGAGACCCCAGGCTACCGAGGAGGGTGCCAGGCCCCCGGGCAGCGTGGAGGATGCAGGCCAGCCGTGGGGCACATTCTGGCCTAGGCCTGTGTCTACAG GTGATCTTGACAGAGCCCTGCCGGCGGACACGGGGCTCCAGAAAGCCAACACGGACGCCGAGCTCCTCGGGCTCCTCTGCCAGGGGGTGGACATCCCGCTGCACGTGCCGGACCCCAAGTATCGGCAGGACCTGGTGTCCCAGGGCGGCAGGGAGGTGTACCCGTACCCCAGCCCCCTGCATGCGGTGGCTCTACAGAGCCCCCTGTTTGTCCTGACTAAGGAAACCCCACAGAGAGGTGGCCCCTCGTCCCCTAGGGAGAGCCCCCTGGGCCCCGCAGGTCTGAACACCATCCAGACTGGAACGGTCCTCAAGGCCAGCCCGGCCAGGGCCAGAGCCTATATCGACAGGCTGCTGCATCTGTGGGGCCGGGAGACCCCAGCAAAGGGTAGCGGAGGAGAACAGGGACCTCTAAGGCATGCAGCGTCCCCATCCCCACAGAGGCAGGGTGGCTGGAGTACAGACGGTGGAGGGCGACTGCTGGTCTTCGCCTCAGGGAGGGAGGACGAGGGAGGGCCAGCTCAGAGCAGGGGTGCCGGCAGGGGCGGGCCCCAGCAGCAGGGATCCATGCCCCTTGAGGGTCCCCAGCACCCTGGCAGCCTTCCAGAGGAGGGCTCCAAGCTCTCAAACAGCTGCATCCTCAGGGAGACTATGGCGCGGCCCTCTCCCAGCTTGAAGGCCCAGCAGACGCCCCCAGCTCAGGACTATGGACGAGGCAACATCCTATCCCCATCcaggatgctggacaagagcCCCTCACCGGCCTCTGGGCACTTTGCCCACCCATCCTTTGCTGTCAGTCTGAAAATGGGTCCCCCCAAGAGCAAGGCTGAAAAAATCAAGAGAAGGCCCACGGACAAGATGCTGAGGTTTGCAAGGCAGCTGCCACTTCTACTGGACAGGCCTGAGGGAGCCCATGCAGCCCCCCAGCCATCCCTGGAGGGGGACCCTGCCCACTGGCCCCCAGGGAGGGGCGGGCTCCCAAGGAGGCCAACCCTGGCCTGGGAGGTACCCGGGCGCTCCTGTTCCGAGTCCACCCTCTACCCCATGCCTGTCCTCGTCCCCCTGGCGGTGGCCCCGCAGGAGAGCCACCGGACCTCAGCCCAAGCCCTGTTCCCCTTTGAGGCATCACTGCTCACCTCGGTGGCCAGGAGGAAGCATCGCCGCTGGCAGTCCACTGTGGAGATCTCGGCCCGGGCCCGCCTGGCCAGCTGTCCTGAGTCTAACCTGGGGCCCCCCAGGCCCATGGCCAGGAGAGCAGGTGGCCCACTGGCCCGGGGCCGGCCCTCACTGGTCCGCCAGGACGCCTACACCAGGAGCGACTCAGAGCCCTCCAAGCACTCGGCCGAGTGTGACCCGCGGTTCCCGTCAGTCATCCCGGAGACCAGCGAGGGAGAGTCCAGTGACCACACCACCAACCGATTCGGAGACCATGAGTCCAGCAGCAGCGACGAGGAGGGTGGCGCCCAGAGCAGGGACTGTGGCCTGGCACCGGGCTATGTGGCGGCCGGGCACGCGGAGCTGGCCTGGACCCAGGAGGTCCCGGTCAGCTCGGGGCCACTCCTGTCCCCCGTGCCCAAGCTGTGCCGTATTAAGGCCTCCAAGGCCCTGAAGAAGAAGATCCGCAGGTTCCAGCCGACGGCCCTGAAGGTCATGACCATGGTATGA